ATTTGGATAGCTCAGTTTTTAAAACTGCATATAGGACATTGGATCAAATATTATGGGCAAAAGTTTCATCCCATATGGAGGAGGGAAGAGGAATTGTGCCGGGACTGAGTTTTTTAAGGTTTTAATGTCCGTATTTTTGCATGTTTTGGTCACCAAATACAGGTATATATTGATAATTGATTACTCATAAACTTCCCTTAGATATGCATATCCCTGAAGTATCGTTATTGCTTTTTAATTACATTTTTGGAATCTTGTCAGTTGGATAAAAGTTAAAGGAGGACAAGCAGTTCGATGGCCTGGTTTATCTGTCAAAGATGGTTTTCACGTTTAAATCTCATCGAAGGAGATGACCTTATAATACTATCAAGGAAACGGATCAGGAGAGTACAGACGGCATCAAATTGGTTTCTAGACTGTACTACTACTGTTTTGTTTTATGAAAATTATTAGCCaactattatatatatatatgctttaaGGAAATTCTGGTTTTACCTTCGTAACTATTTGGGGGTAAGAGATAGATAGGGGTAACCACAAAGGAGTCGAGCTTTGTCTAAGGCACTCCCTTGTGGGTCTGCGTCTATTGATGGAGTCTAtcccaaaattaaaataaaactagaaagattagatagatgtTGTTTTCTTCCACAAATTTCTAGAACATTCTCTCATCTTGGACAATGTATGTAATGGATTGTGTAAACTagtaacatcatcttccaaatgtaCGAAAAGCCTGCTCTGGTAAAGCGTGTTTTCATCCCTAAGTaggttgaaaactgaaaattgaatACGGCAACTCAGCATCCGTCAAAAAATGTCACGAACACTTAGTTTCCGTCAGTTTCCATAAAGTGTTCTCTTGAACGGAAACTGAGTTTCCCTGAGGTAGCGGTTTGCTTAAAAATTCCACTCTTTAGCAAGGCCTAGCGAAATCTCCACACTATACTTAAGCTACGGCCTTTGTGTTTTGTTAACAAGATGACTAGTTCGGCATTTATAGGAGAGTCCCGCATGATAAAACTACCTCTTACAGTGACACCTGTTGTTGACTAGCTCGGCACTATCTTTATCCAGTTCGTAAGATAAAGATGATGTTTAAGAGCTCTATATCTTTGCAAAGTCAAACGAGGTGGATGAAGCCCCTGGTTCCATGGGTGATGGTGGATCATACATAAATGTCATGCTTACATATAACACTAAACAAATACTGCATACTAGTTTTGAGTAAAGACAATAATCATCAAGAAAGACAAAATGATGTCCGACTGATACCACTGACCTAActtacatcttgtttgtttgcagctgactcggcgtctggggCTGAGTCAATTCCTGACTCGCGCCGAGTCAGCAATTAGACTGTTTGGTTCCCACTTTTTATAACCTCTGACTCGCGAGCTGACTCGGTACCAATCTCTGAGTCGGACCCTATGGACTCAGGTGTAAAGATATCCCTGAATCAATCGCTCAAACTCCTGACTCGTGTCAATACACGAAAATACCCTCGATCCTTTAAATTTCATTTCCTTTCTTTTTCTCGTTTCTTCCATCTAGGTTTTACCATCGAGAGCAGAGATGGGAGATGGGGAAAAACCCTAGATCTGATGTCTCCTTCATCCCCCTCTCAACAAATCTACCAATATCTTTTACTGATAGTCTCCTTCATCAATCTTAACTAATCTCTTCATTCTTTCAACTCATCAGCTTGTTTTAAAAGAGTCATCAACATCAGGTATAATTTCAACATCCATAATTCTTCGTCCATATGTTTTGTATCATTTTCATATGGGTTTTGGATGATTTTGGAAGATGGGTTTTTCTATATATTCTGATTTGAGTTATTGATGGTATGTGATGGGTGTCGTTTTAGCTTCTGGATGATGTTTGTGAAAATGCCAAGGAGAGAAGTATGATCACTAAGCATGATAGCATATGGATTTTTGTGATTTCTATTGATTTTAATGTTTGAATTGTTACATTTTTAAGGGTTAATGATAAATCCTTTCTGGGTTTTGTTGTAAAGTTCAAATTATGCTGTTTTAGTGGTAAATTGAGGGGTAGTGTAGTGGTGGTGGTTTGAAACCATGATTAACACTGCTTATTCTTTTCCTTTCTGGGGAGTATCCGTTTTTTAACATTGCACTTATATTCGTCTTCATAAAAGAAGTTTGAAAATAACTAGACATTCTTGATAGGAGAGGAAACTAAAATACCTTAAGTGAATCTCGGAACTCGTCATTGAACTTTTTACCCTATATAATGTTCCCACCTTTGCCTGTCCCTGGAGGTTCCCCTCCTTGGATCATAAAACCTTTGATATTTCGATGGAATATGGTGCCATCCTTATAACCACTACCACATAGTGCCAACAAGTTCTGTAACAAAACACGAAGGCACAAAGACCGGCACTCCCGCTAGCTTGAGTTAGATAATGCTTCTTCTTGGCCTTAATTTCGTCAAGGAGGTAATGGGTCAGATATGAAGCTAGTATTGGCATGACAGATatcttttgtttatcttttgtttatCGATTTATATTTTGAACCTTTCTCCTCTGTTTACTTTCTCAGTTTTTAGCACACTCTCTTCTGTTTCAAATTACCCACatcttgtatttgttttattttatgctAGTTCTCTATGGAGAAAAAAGAAGATGATAAAGCAAATAAGATAACTTTTATGAACGTCCCAGCATTTAGAGGGTTATTTATTGACCAATGTTTGGCAGAAGCTACTGAGTATGGGTTTTCTGGAACTTCTTTGAAGCAAACTTCGTGGGAAAATTTGTGCAAATTCTTTTCTGAGAAGTATGACTGCACTATCACACAGAAGAAGTTAAGAAAACACTGGGATTACTTGCGTAATCAATACGTCACTTGGTCCCGTCTCTTAGCAAGAATTGGTCATGGGTACAATGCTGAGACGAACACTTTTGATTGGAGAGAAGAGCAATGGGTTGAATTAGACAaggtaagatcctttcagttcaGTTTTGTTTGGAATTTATCGAAGTTAAATTGTCTTTGTTAATCTCTAGTGCAAGTGCAGATACCACATGAACCTTATAATGATAAACGGATTGTAGAAATCCATGATATTAGCTAGTTCATTTCCAATTAGTGTACTGGTATCCCTCGTAGTAGATTCAGAAGAACCAATGCATACCAGTATTATTATGTTGTAATCAGCTGGACATATTTATTGCTTTTACTTTCTAATTGATGCAGACCATCAAAAACGCCAGTCAATTCAAGAACAAGGGACTGGAAGATGCAGAGAAGTTGCAGAACTTATTTGATGGCAAGTTGTCCACTGGAGCTAATAGAGATACGCCTGGAAGAGTGGAACCTAGTTCAGCTGGGACTTCTACAAATACAGGGTTTCAAATAATGGTTCTGAGTCTCGAACAAGTCTTGGAAAAGAACAAAATTGTGAGGATTATAACGAGGTTGATTCTAGTCTCAATACTAAGGGGAGTGGAAGGAAACGAAAGAAGGAAATGTAAGAAGCCTCGAATGATCTCCTAACCGAAAAAGTTTGCTCTATTGTAACATCGATGGaaactcatcttcaacataaaaAACTCGCTCTAGAAAAGGATAATGCAGTTGAATTCATAAAAGCTTTGGATAATTTACTTGAGGATGATTGCATCACAATGGATCAGTATTTGAGCATAAGTCTAAAAGCTTCAGAGATGCCTGGTTGGAAAAAATTGTTTGTCAGTTTGAAAAGCGATGAACGTCGTGTTGCCTTTGCACAAAAACTTTTAGAAGAACGTTGAAAGTCATGAATTAAGAAATAGTCAGATGTTAAGAGTTGCAAAACAGTAGAAAAAAAAACCATTCGTGTTTGTTAATTACTTTACTCGAGTTTCAATTTATGTTGTGTTGAATGTTGAATGATTGAATCAATATTGATTGAATCAGTATTAAATTTATTTGTCAATTTCCTATAAAATATTTGCTTGCTGGTTATATTCAATTGCTTGCTGGTTATATTCAATATGTCAGTGTGTTGTaacatttttctttcatttcgTTGCAGATTGAGAAGGATAAAAGGAAGTGAGTTTTATGTAGAGAAGGGAAGCACTTAAATACAGACAAGTACTTATTGATAATGTCTTGGTTCAACTGGCATTAGTGTCTTATGTGGTTGTGTAATGCCATTATCTTATATCTTGGTTCATCTACTTATTGTTTTCAGAAAAAATGAAGACCTTACTATCTCAGCTACTAGATTTATGTTTGTTAGTGAAGCAACTTAAAAAGGCTAAGCGGTGTGTACGCCCGAAGTACAAGAAGTCAATTTTAACAGGAAAGGCTTTCACCCAAGATCTGTTAGAAGGAAATCCGAGGAATATGTACAACCTATTGAGAATGAGTAAGGCTCCTTTTATTCAATTATACAATGAATTCCGAGCCAAAGGATTTTTAGAGGATAGCAAGTATATTGAAGTAGATGAGAAGGTGACAATGTTTTTATACACAATCTGGCACAATTGTAGGAATCGTGTAATTTTATATCACTTTCAACATTCAGGAGAAACAGTTAGTAAGTATTTTCATGAAGTGTTGTCTGCTATGAAGACTTGATCTGCTGAAGTCTTAGTTCCTCCACCTAATGTATTTGACAAGCCAGCTATAACTAAAAGGCATAAACTCCTTAAAGAAGGTGCTTTTAAAGGTGACGTTGGTGCATTGGATGGCACTCTAATTAGTGCGAGCATTCCAGTCGAGAAGCAAACACCGTATATAGGAAGGGGATGAGGAGAATGTTCCCAAAATTTGCTTGCGATATGTGATTGGGATATGTACTTTTTATAAGTAGTGGTTGGATGGGAAGGCACTGCTCATGACTCGAGAATGTTGACTGAGGCAGTGCGTGATCCATCTTTCAAGTTTTCTTTACCTCCTCCAGGTAATATCACTATTTTAAGTCTCACATTCTTGCCATTTGTTTGTTAGTTTCTACTTATTATCTGCATGAAAATTTAATACTCAGTGTTAGGCCATTAATGAGATAAATACATGAGATTTCATCCACTTGTTTGTTTGCCTAGAAAATTTCCCAAAGCTGAAATCAAGTGAAGTCTCTATGAATTACGTTTTACAGGGCTCGGTAAAGTCTTATGTATGACGTTGTTATTCATTCTTCCCTTTATATTTTTCCACATAATATTGCTCAATGTAGTTGACAGGGATTCTTGTTTTACACTTTGGTTATTCGTTGAACCTTTCAGTTTCATTTTTCTTTCCTTACCTAGAATTAGTATATATGTTTCCTCTTGCTGCAGTTTCATTAGTGTGACTTCTTAATATTTTTGTTGAACGTTAACAGACAAATACTATCTATGTGATGTTGCATACTCCCACACAAAGGGGTTTATGTGTCCATATCACAACATAAGGTATTGGTTAGGTGATTACAGAAGAGTATCTGCAGCAACAAAAGAAGAGAAGTTCAATCAAGCCCATGCTCGACTGAGTAATGTAATTGAGAGAACACTCGGGGCATTGAAAGCAAGATTTCCAGTGTTAAGTAAAATTCCTTCTTACTCATTTGAGACGCAAAGAGATATCGTCATTGCTTGCATGTCAATACATAACTTTCTACGCCGCAATGCATTAGATGATTGGTTGTTTAAACAATATGAGAACGAGGCATTTGAGATGAATGAAATACAGGTAGATGAGGAAGCCAAAACGGAAAAAAAATGCACCTCATCTCTTCGGAAGACAAGAGCAATTACATATGAACAATTTACGTGATGAGATAGCTAGTCTCCTTTAGatttttattgtttcttttatgtttttaggACTTCAACCTTTGGATTTTATTGTTTTATGATGCATaacatgtttaatttcatcaAAAGAAGGTTTCTGAATATAATGGAACAACTTGTGATGTTTGTGTAGTAGTAAACGTT
This portion of the Papaver somniferum cultivar HN1 chromosome 11, ASM357369v1, whole genome shotgun sequence genome encodes:
- the LOC113325214 gene encoding uncharacterized protein LOC113325214: MEKKEDDKANKITFMNVPAFRGLFIDQCLAEATEYGFSGTSLKQTSWENLCKFFSEKYDCTITQKKLRKHWDYLRNQYVTWSRLLARIGHGYNAETNTFDWREEQWVELDKKSMILASSFPISVLTIKNASQFKNKGLEDAEKLQNLFDGKLSTGANRDTPGRVEPSSAGTSTNTGFQIMVLSLEQVLEKNKIVRIITRLRRIKGKKMKTLLSQLLDLCLLVKQLKKAKRCVRPKYKKSILTGKAFTQDLLEGNPRNMYNLLRMSKAPFIQLYNEFRAKGFLEDSKYIEVDEKVTMFLYTIWHNFLVPPPNVFDKPAITKRHKLLKEGAFKGDVVVGWEGTAHDSRMLTEAVRDPSFKFSLPPPDKYYLCDVAYSHTKGFMCPYHNIRYWLGDYRRVSAATKEEKFNQAHARLSNVIERTLGALKARFPVLSKIPSYSFETQRDIVIACMSIHNFLRRNALDDWLFKQYENEAFEMNEIQVDEEAKTEKKCTSSLRKTRAITYEQFT